The genomic interval GCCAGAAGAAATCGTAGAACAATTCTCAAGGTGTCATTAGGAAGGTGAAGATTAAATCTTCTAACTACGGTAGATTCATTCACGAAAAAGTTTTTTCAGTTTTCAGTCTTCAGTTTTTCATCTGCTATATCATACAACAAAATCAAAGCTGAAAATGAATCATGCGTTTGGAAAGTATagtcttcaagctttaaaataagTCTAGGTTTGATGCTGTACTATTTCTTTTAACGAAATTACCACAGTTTAAacatcaacaatttttcaaaaatcggaAAGTCAGCGTTCAATTACTTTTTGAATCCATTGcgtattaaatataattttctgtaGGCTAATTTtaggcatttatgacaaaaatgagtaggtttaatttaaagcagtaaaaacattgaatactgttatattttttgaacCTATTAAACATGCCAAgaacgaaaataaatttctatttcgttccAGTTTCATGCaaatcaggtagaaaatttttattttgcataatgagcaaacatattaaaaaattaataatcaatCATATTAAAGAAAGATAAATATACTGCTAATTATTATACATCTGCTGTATTTATTCGTACACAATGGCTATAATTCATTATGATGCAATGGATCTTGCTTTGCGTACAACCACCCTCGATTGCGCATGCAGTTTTCACAATACCGTCCGAGGTCAGGTTCTAAGCGATAACAATGGGTTTTTTTTCGTAGCAGGTGTCAAGGGTACTACAACGTAAACACAGTAGGGtctaaaaatgaatataaaGATCGATCACATCGAAAAGTGTACCGAGAGTAATTACCCTTAATGAGGACACCTCCAAAATCAATAAGACTAAAAACTGccagtaaaatattaaaagtggAAACAATGGAAACAGTTTAATGAAAAGATATAAATCCAAgattaacaaaaataacaatgCCTATGTTAAACATTTTCCTTTCTTCGGTAAATTTATGACAGTTCATTATTATAGGTTTTCGCTAATGACATAAATATTGATGCGACTATAAATAtacgtaatttaaaaaaagaggtAACAGCGGTTATAAAAGGTTAATGCAATGTGATAGCACGAAGATACTGTTGAGACAAATAAAATGGCGATGTCCTTAAAATAAGGAAAGTGGAAAAAGTGGAGGTATTGTAATTTAACAGCACAAGGAGTTATTCGAGATAAATAATTTGAGGCAACGTCTAAATTGGCAAAGAGAAAATTAGGGTAATTTCGATAGAGCAATGTCGTGAATGACAGCGAGGGTGGGAGAAACCTTCTCCTTGAACGGTTCAATTTATCCGTTCCTACTGTACTTTCCATTTGCTACGCGACGCAATTACACGCTAAAGGTCGGGAACACAGGATAAATGAAACATGCACCATGAGCAGCTGCTCAAGCTGCCGTCTCCTATATAATACCCACGTTTCATCTTCACCGATTGTTTTAAACATGATGCCGTTCTTGCGCAGTCTCGTCGTTTTGCAACTTTTTCTGTCGAATACTTATTTCATCGCCGCGTTTCATAATGAAAAAAGTCATCCAGACATTGAACTTATGGGAGTGAGTTATTTTACTAGGTCGTTTCCTGCGTTATGTTTATCTCCGATtacgattttaaaaatatttttattttaatagccAGAACTGATACGGAAATACGGTTACCCGGTGGAAGTTCATACAGTACTTACGGACGATGGCTGCATTTTAGAAATTCATCGTATTCCCTATGGTCGACACGATAAGGCATTCTCCAGAAGGCCACCGGTTTTGGTGCAGCATGGCTTAGGCGGAAGTTCCGCGGATTGGATTCTCTTAGGACCATCTAACTCACTAGGTAATTAAATACCCATACATTGTAAGATTTTAAtatgtattttcattttatactttATCACCTTTTCTTTGCAACGAAATAAATCGACTGTGGGTTTTATGCACTTATAGCGATCTCGAATCTCCAGAATATAATTAAACAGATACGTTtggtaaaatttaaaaaattatgaccACTTGTAAAATAGTTACAAAACCGAATACTGTTTGTATTTTACTTTCGATACAATAAAATCTTTGGTACGGTAAACAAAGTTTAATTGATACTTATTTTCATTCATtcgattataataaataattaattggtCGACTCATTTTAACTTGCAGATACTAGGTAATAATATTTCTCATACATTAACGGTttcagtaaattaaaattaaagattaCATTATGTATTTTTAGTTACATTCTACACGCCATTATGTTTTCCACACTATATAGACGCATCAactctgcagtctagtaataggaatgaaaaaaatgtttaaatatacTAATTGGATAATTACACAATCATAGTATTTTGTGtcatttttttgtaacaatgcGAAAGAGTCACATTGAGTCAAGTTATTTCTTATATATACGGTCTTTAAAATTGACAAATTCCGAATTCGACACATTCGTGAAGATTTCCGAGTTCTTGATGAATATACGTCGATTAACAAAATATACTCACATACATAAAACACACGTAATTGTAAACTATTAATCAAAGTAATTATACACTTACACTTAACTTAAAACTTCGTAATTAGTTTTTTAGTCTGTTTTTTAGAAATTGATTGCCAATTTGTACGGGGAAAGTACAATAGAATTATGTTAGAAAGTTTCTTTTACCTATCAAGGCgtgtcattattttttaaatgtcgcTATAACAAATCTATAAACTTTTATTGCTCTGTTACAGTTCAAAAGGCGGTTTAATGGTACCAACGGATATAGAAAGATACTCGATAATGGCGGACGACCTTGTACCGTGCGATGACCTACTGTTATATCTATGAACACGCTCTGAATTTCAATTCTAAAGCGTCAAATAATTTGTAATTGCtttattttgctatttttaGGGTACATACTAGCTGATGCGGGATACGACGTTTGGCTCGGGAACAACAGAGGCAATATTTATTCGAAGAACCATACGACAATGTCTACAACGGATCGCCGTTTTTGGGATTTCAGGTATGCCGCTCGCGCGTATTAAACGGCCtgcagaggatacgatttgtCGTGCTTCGCGTTGTACGACAAATTGGACAGAGACAGTTGCAAAAACAGATGATCGCATTCAGTTTTGCCTCCAAATGATCGTACAATCGCAAGCACGTCGTTTTGCAGTAGATACGTTCTCGCGATGACAACGATCATGTCAAAAAATACAGCAGCCTCattcataataattatactaACAGAatgtgaagaaataaaaaagaaaagaagaaaacggTATAACAATTGGTCGCTGCAACGGAATATGTATTCTCTCCTGAAGTATCAACAAACGATCcccagtaaacaattttctatgaatttggcaccaaaatttgTTTATAGATTTCTACCCATTTGTTTTCGCATTATGCTCGATATTTGAAtgcaaagtttgcagccaaAGTTCGATGCTAAATTGAGgtcaaaccttggcttcgttatagagggcatgtcggtcgcactaagagcggacctaacTTTGCTCAAGAGCAAATATCgagcaaaatcggagtaaacctttctgtaggagggaaaacggaataacattattgaaaatacgTGACACTTCAAATtacataatttagaagtttaaataaaattccgttttccctcgcACAACAAGGTTTACTTCGATGTTGCCTGATATTTACACTCACTTAGAGCAATGTTAGGTCCGCTCAtaatgcgacggacctgccctctataacgaagggaAGGCCAAGGCCTCAAGGTTTGGATTTGGTTTGGCCcaaatttggcatggaattttgcctgcaaactttgcactcaaattccgatccatctggTTCCGCATTTGgctaggaatttgtcgacaagttttggtgccaaattcatacaaaatagggaccaaattctgctccaagcagggtttggtaccaaatagACAAGCCTTTTACTTGCAAAGTGTGATACAAACATTGCGCAAAATTTGCTTGAAACAGCATTTGGGTAACTAGGGATTTGATGAAATACCTGACTACGGAGAATACGAccgtaaaaattaaaaagatacaGATAGACGAAAGTTGCTTCAACAAGTCGCAACATGTCTACAAACCTGTCGCACGTTCGACGGTGTCGCACGACAGATTTTTAGCATGCTTTACATGCATACGATACGACCGCGTTGCACTACAAGTTGTACAACAGCCTCACGAACGGTGCAACTGCCATTCAAACGGCCGAAGCAACTTCTGTCCTACAATTAGTTGCACGATAAATCGTATCGTCTGCAGGCCAATTTATTCGTTTCAACTTCCATTTTTGAAATGCGATATGGCTTTTCAGCTACCACGAACTTGGCGTATACGATCTTCCCGTAATGATCGATTACATACTCGGCCGGACCAAGTACGAAAAGCTTTATTATATCGGACACTCGCAGGGAACCACTCAGTTTTGGGTGATGATGTCGCAAAGGCCAAACTATAATGGGAAAATTGCTTTGATGGTCGGCCTTGCTCCTGTCGCTTTTACCGGGAATTTGCGCGGGCCGATTACAAAACTGGCTAAATTAACATACATGGGTGTGGTAAGGTCTACGTGAATTTTTTTTCGATTGCGTAAAACTCCCGCAACCGATACCAATTACATTCCTTCCGTCCTTGAAACACGTTGTAGAAAGATTTGAAGAATTTCACAGAATTACGAAGATCGTCTCCAAGTATCCTCGCGTTGTTTACATACTTTCAATTTCAGCACAAACTATgaatgttatgcatttatattGTACATTCGTGCTTACAAAAAATGGTCAGTTGTGCATCCACAGCTTTCCGAAACTGCACATTAGAGGCGGTACTATCCTTTATCTATCTACTCTTACAAAacagttattttattttattgtaattactGACTAGAATGTTAATTATTTGAGCGTTGCTGTGCCTAGTTTCTTCTTTTTAGAATATTGTTCGGTTATTTCAACGAATGTTATTTAATCTTCATTGTACAAGCGTATAATAAAACGCGAGTATTTGTAACATTTCTGAATGTAAAAATTACTGTAAACAGAGGGGGTTgacaaattataataattaatgaATTTCTGTTTAATTCTCGTTATTATTATGGGTGCCTAAGATTGCAACTTGAAATACTTCGAAGTTTCGATACGAGAATATTTGCAAAGAAAAAACTTGTTGTTCTAAAGAGTAAATGTTGTAACGAAATCAATTTTGTTAAAGATCCATATAGCGGGAACATTAATCGATACGGGGTATAATTTCCTGGAAACAAAGTTAATTGTTTATActcaatataaaataaatagtttttgtTAAAAGTTTGCTCATACCATTAAAAACAAgtgaaatatattaaaaattaaagaatttacGTAAAGAGtcgttaattgttttttatAGAGAATCGGTGAAAAGTTCGGTTATCCAGAAGTGCGGACACGTTCCAGTTGGGGAAAGTTCGTGACAAATCTACTTTGCAATGATCAGACACAATCGATAACGCCGTTCTTTTGTAGTAATTTT from Halictus rubicundus isolate RS-2024b chromosome 2, iyHalRubi1_principal, whole genome shotgun sequence carries:
- the LOC143364277 gene encoding lysosomal acid lipase/cholesteryl ester hydrolase, producing MSSCSSCRLLYNTHVSSSPIVLNMMPFLRSLVVLQLFLSNTYFIAAFHNEKSHPDIELMGPELIRKYGYPVEVHTVLTDDGCILEIHRIPYGRHDKAFSRRPPVLVQHGLGGSSADWILLGPSNSLGYILADAGYDVWLGNNRGNIYSKNHTTMSTTDRRFWDFSYHELGVYDLPVMIDYILGRTKYEKLYYIGHSQGTTQFWVMMSQRPNYNGKIALMVGLAPVAFTGNLRGPITKLAKLTYMGVRIGEKFGYPEVRTRSSWGKFVTNLLCNDQTQSITPFFCSNFLFFVADFSQSNLSANNLTVILGHIPAGASWKQAVHFGQGYIQKDYFRQYDYDSEEKNYRLYNSSVPPEYNLNNVIAPVALFSSDRDSLATPKDVDLLKRKLINVVYHDKLSIQTFSHYDFLWGKSSVKFVFEPILKLLAIYK